A stretch of the Hippocampus zosterae strain Florida chromosome 18, ASM2543408v3, whole genome shotgun sequence genome encodes the following:
- the tor1 gene encoding torsin family 1 isoform X2 translates to MRRRVALSPSLLLLLCSASSVAIEPISTSIAVGMAAALTGFLASYQNIIYYFHECCRPEWITFNRTGLEEDLRTRLFGQHLASHIIVKAVSGFMNNANPSKPLVLSLHGWTGTGKNFASALISENIYKEGMDSQFVHVFTAELHFPHAGQMDTYKTQLQQWIKGNVSSCARSMFIFDEMDKMHPGLIDSIKPYLEYYDKVDGVSYRKAIFIFLSNAGGESIVQTTLDFWKAGRSREDIELKDVETSLALSVFNNKRSGLWHTSLIDKNLVDFFVPFLPLEYEHVVQCAMAAMSAQGLEADAAVADKVAADLVYFPKAERVFSAKGCKTIDSKLQYYV, encoded by the exons ATGAGACGCCGCGTCGCGCTGTCGCCTTCGCTACTGTTGTTGCTGTGTTCGGCCAGCTCGGTGGCCATCGAGCCCATCAGCACCAGCATCGCGGTGGGCATGGCGGCCGCTTTGACGGGCTTTTTAGCCAGCTACCAGAACATCATCTACTATTTCCACGAGTGCTGCCGCCCCGAGTGGATAACCTTCAACAGAACGG GTTTGGAGGAGGACCTCAGGACCAGGCTGTTCGGGCAGCACTTGGCCTCGCACATCATTGTCAAGGCGGTGAGCGGGTTCATGAACAACGCCAACCCCAGTAAGCCGCTGGTGCTCTCTCTGCACGGCTGGACCGGCACAGGCAAGAACTTTGCCAGCGCGCTGATCTCTGAGAACATCTACAAGGAGGGCATGGACAGCCAATTTGTGCACGTCTTCACCGCCGAGCTCCACTTTCCACATGCCGGTCAGATGGACACCTACAAG ACTCAACTGCAGCAGTGGATCAAGGGCAACGTGAGCAGCTGCGCTCGGTCCATGTTCATCTTCGACGAGATGGACAAGATGCACCCGGGCCTGATTGACAGCATCAAGCCCTACTTGGAGTACTACGACAAAGTGGACGGCGTCTCCTACCGCAAAGCCATCTTCATCTTTCTCag CAACGCCGGCGGCGAGAGCATCGTGCAGACGACATTGGATTTCTGGAAAGCGGGCAGAAGTCGCGAGGACATCGAGCTGAAGGACGTGGAGACATCGCTCGCGCTGTCGGTCTTCAACAACAAGAGAA GCGGCCTGTGGCACACGAGCCTGATTGACAAGAACCTGGTGGACTTCTTTGTGCCCTTCCTGCCGCTGGAGTACGAGCACGTGGTTCAGTGCGCCATGGCTGCCATGTCCGCTCAGGGCCTGGAGGCCGACGCCGCCGTGGCCGACAAGGTGGCGGCCGATCTGGTCTACTTCCCCAAAGCCGAGCGCGTCTTCTCCGCCAAGGGTTGCAAGACCATCGACAGCAAGTTGCAATACTACGTATAG
- the tor1 gene encoding torsin family 1 isoform X1 produces MTYTEVTVAGARELASLHFRFGRYVRLSSAPSVEILRSMMKATRVCLWLHALSTAAVLAGAFDPITTTVVFGVGAALSRTIYTYLRESCNPNWIAFNATGLEEDLRTRLFGQHLASHIIVKAVSGFMNNANPSKPLVLSLHGWTGTGKNFASALISENIYKEGMDSQFVHVFTAELHFPHAGQMDTYKTQLQQWIKGNVSSCARSMFIFDEMDKMHPGLIDSIKPYLEYYDKVDGVSYRKAIFIFLSNAGGESIVQTTLDFWKAGRSREDIELKDVETSLALSVFNNKRSGLWHTSLIDKNLVDFFVPFLPLEYEHVVQCAMAAMSAQGLEADAAVADKVAADLVYFPKAERVFSAKGCKTIDSKLQYYV; encoded by the exons ATGACGTACACGGAAGTCACGGTAGCTGGGGCGAGAGAGCTAGCTTCGCTCCATTTTCGTTTTGGGCGCTATGTTCGTTTATCGAGCGCACCAAGTGTTGAAATTCTGCGTTCGATGATGAAAGCCACGCGCGTTTGTTTGTGGCTGCACGCTCTGTCGACCGCCGCAGTGCTGGCCGGTGCTTTCGACCCCATTACGACCACTGTAGTATTCGGTGTCGGCGCCGCGTTGAGCCGAACCATTTATACCTATTTACGCGAGAGCTGCAATCCCAATTGGATCGCCTTTAACGCCACAG GTTTGGAGGAGGACCTCAGGACCAGGCTGTTCGGGCAGCACTTGGCCTCGCACATCATTGTCAAGGCGGTGAGCGGGTTCATGAACAACGCCAACCCCAGTAAGCCGCTGGTGCTCTCTCTGCACGGCTGGACCGGCACAGGCAAGAACTTTGCCAGCGCGCTGATCTCTGAGAACATCTACAAGGAGGGCATGGACAGCCAATTTGTGCACGTCTTCACCGCCGAGCTCCACTTTCCACATGCCGGTCAGATGGACACCTACAAG ACTCAACTGCAGCAGTGGATCAAGGGCAACGTGAGCAGCTGCGCTCGGTCCATGTTCATCTTCGACGAGATGGACAAGATGCACCCGGGCCTGATTGACAGCATCAAGCCCTACTTGGAGTACTACGACAAAGTGGACGGCGTCTCCTACCGCAAAGCCATCTTCATCTTTCTCag CAACGCCGGCGGCGAGAGCATCGTGCAGACGACATTGGATTTCTGGAAAGCGGGCAGAAGTCGCGAGGACATCGAGCTGAAGGACGTGGAGACATCGCTCGCGCTGTCGGTCTTCAACAACAAGAGAA GCGGCCTGTGGCACACGAGCCTGATTGACAAGAACCTGGTGGACTTCTTTGTGCCCTTCCTGCCGCTGGAGTACGAGCACGTGGTTCAGTGCGCCATGGCTGCCATGTCCGCTCAGGGCCTGGAGGCCGACGCCGCCGTGGCCGACAAGGTGGCGGCCGATCTGGTCTACTTCCCCAAAGCCGAGCGCGTCTTCTCCGCCAAGGGTTGCAAGACCATCGACAGCAAGTTGCAATACTACGTATAG
- the ankra2 gene encoding ankyrin repeat family A protein 2 isoform X2: MDIVSSSASAGTPGAMSDDMEGLGGGVLPHLSAIKTEQGLPVNGADEAGNPNVAMGIKFILPNRFDMNVCSRFVKSLNEEDSKNIQDQVNSDLEVASVLFKAECNIQASPSAGVQVRHVYTPSTTKHFSPIKQSTTLTNKHRGNEVSSTPLLVHSLSIHQLAAQGEMVFLASRIEQEPVINAQDEEGFTPLMWAAAHGQIAVVEFLLQNGADPNVLAKGRESALSLACSKGYTDIVKMLIDCGVDVNEYDWNGGAPLLYAVHGNHIRCVELLLESGADPTVESDSGFNAMDMAVAMGHRNVQQVMEAHLLRLLMAVRE, from the exons ATGGACATCGTGTCCAGCTCGGCGTCCGCGGGGACCCCCGGCGCCATGTCCGACGACATGGAGGGCCTGGGCGGCGGCGTCTTGCCCCACCTGAGTGCCATCAAGACTGAGCAGGGGCTGCCAGTGAACGGCGCCGACGAGGCGGGCAACCCCAACGTGGCCATGGGCATCAAGTTCATATTGCCCAACCGCTTCGACATGAACGTGTGCTCCCGATTCGTCAAGTCGCTTAACGAGGAGGACAGCAAGAACATCCAAGATCAGGTCAACTCCGACCTCGAGGTCGCCTCCGTGCTCTTCAAAG CGGAGTGCAACATCCAGGCGTCTCCGTCGGCGGGCGTCCAGGTGCGCCACGTCTACACGCCGTCCACTACCAAGCACTTCTCGCCCATCAAGCAGTCCACCACCCTGACCAACAAGCACCGCGGCAACGAGGTCTCGTCCACGCCGCTCCTCGTGCACT CCTTGTCCATCCATCAGCTGGCGGCTCAAGGCGAGATGGTCTTTCTGGCCAGCAGGATTGAGCAAG AGCCGGTGATCAACGCCCAAGACGAGGAGGGCTTCACTCCTCTCATGTGGGCGGCGGCGCACGGCCAGATCGCGGTGGTGGAGTTTCTGCTCCAGAAT GGTGCCGATCCCAACGTGTTGGCCAAAGGACGAGAGAGCGCTCTGTCGCTGGCCTGCAGCAAAGGATACACGGACATCGTCAAGATGCTCATCGACTGCGGCGTCGACGTCAACGAGTACGACTGG AACGGAGGCGCGCCGCTGCTTTACGCCGTCCACGGCAACCACATCCGCTGCGTGGAGCTGCTGCTGG AGAGCGGCGCCGATCCCACCGTGGAGTCCGACTCGGGTTTCAACGCCATGGACATGGCCGTGGCCATGGGACATCGCAATG TTCAGCAGGTGATGGAGGCGCACCTGCTGCGACTGCTGATGGCCGTACGAGAGTGA
- the ankra2 gene encoding ankyrin repeat family A protein 2 isoform X1 has translation MDIVSSSASAGTPGAMSDDMEGLGGGVLPHLSAIKTEQGLPVNGADEAGNPNVAMGIKFILPNRFDMNVCSRFVKSLNEEDSKNIQDQVNSDLEVASVLFKAECNIQASPSAGVQVRHVYTPSTTKHFSPIKQSTTLTNKHRGNEVSSTPLLVHSLSIHQLAAQGEMVFLASRIEQEPVINAQDEEGFTPLMWAAAHGQIAVVEFLLQNGADPNVLAKGRESALSLACSKGYTDIVKMLIDCGVDVNEYDWNGGAPLLYAVHGNHIRCVELLLESGADPTVESDSGFNAMDMAVAMGHRNAGDGGAPAATADGRTRVTSDDDMAKRSVVDPVDSCAALGVPTRYLFDTSVLLLLFFGV, from the exons ATGGACATCGTGTCCAGCTCGGCGTCCGCGGGGACCCCCGGCGCCATGTCCGACGACATGGAGGGCCTGGGCGGCGGCGTCTTGCCCCACCTGAGTGCCATCAAGACTGAGCAGGGGCTGCCAGTGAACGGCGCCGACGAGGCGGGCAACCCCAACGTGGCCATGGGCATCAAGTTCATATTGCCCAACCGCTTCGACATGAACGTGTGCTCCCGATTCGTCAAGTCGCTTAACGAGGAGGACAGCAAGAACATCCAAGATCAGGTCAACTCCGACCTCGAGGTCGCCTCCGTGCTCTTCAAAG CGGAGTGCAACATCCAGGCGTCTCCGTCGGCGGGCGTCCAGGTGCGCCACGTCTACACGCCGTCCACTACCAAGCACTTCTCGCCCATCAAGCAGTCCACCACCCTGACCAACAAGCACCGCGGCAACGAGGTCTCGTCCACGCCGCTCCTCGTGCACT CCTTGTCCATCCATCAGCTGGCGGCTCAAGGCGAGATGGTCTTTCTGGCCAGCAGGATTGAGCAAG AGCCGGTGATCAACGCCCAAGACGAGGAGGGCTTCACTCCTCTCATGTGGGCGGCGGCGCACGGCCAGATCGCGGTGGTGGAGTTTCTGCTCCAGAAT GGTGCCGATCCCAACGTGTTGGCCAAAGGACGAGAGAGCGCTCTGTCGCTGGCCTGCAGCAAAGGATACACGGACATCGTCAAGATGCTCATCGACTGCGGCGTCGACGTCAACGAGTACGACTGG AACGGAGGCGCGCCGCTGCTTTACGCCGTCCACGGCAACCACATCCGCTGCGTGGAGCTGCTGCTGG AGAGCGGCGCCGATCCCACCGTGGAGTCCGACTCGGGTTTCAACGCCATGGACATGGCCGTGGCCATGGGACATCGCAATG CAGGTGATGGAGGCGCACCTGCTGCGACTGCTGATGGCCGTACGAGAGTGACGTCGGACGACGACATGGCCAAACGTTCTGTCGTGGACCCGGTTGACTCTTGTGCTGC